AATCACAATTTGACATTCGAAGTCAATAGCACACACGTTTCAAGCAATTTCTAATTATCAAATCAAAACCAAgctcaaatttttaattcaaaagacACAAATCTAACACTATAAACCCTTTAATATTCAATGGAAATTACCTATGAGAGTGTACCTAATCGAGCACTGTAACGGCGAGTACAAAACCAAGCAAATTTCTTTCAGTTCAACACAGCAGCACAAGTTCCAAACTATAACTCAAAAAAACACAACTCAATGTCgcaaaaacccaaaattccATATTACCTGCTCTAGTATACCTTCTGATCAAAATCGCAAAAGTGTCACTAGAAACCAAATCCCCTCCATTTCCACCAATCCTATCAAGCAATAAACACCAAGCAGAACCAAATTCTCTTGCTTTACCAAGAAAATTCACCATTGAATTAAACAATGCCGCAGAGGATTGAAACCCAGGTTTCTTCTCTGCCCACAGAAATACGCTGTGCAGCAACTTTGGTGATGAATCAAAATGGTCAAATACTGCCTGTATAAGACCCAGTTCCGGTTCAATTCCGGTCCGGTCCAAAGCGGTTCGGAGGGATGGACCGAGCTGGATTTTGGGGTCTTTGAGGATGTTGCAGAGGgtaaagaaatcattttgatggtAATTAGGGTTTGAGTTTGAAGTTGGAGAGGAGTTTTGCTGGTCTGCTGATGGGGATGGGGCCAAGTTGGGGTTGTGGGGCCACTTGATTAGAGGGTTTCCTTGTACGGACAGCCACGATTCCGCGCAGGACACGGCGGAGAAGTGGCGGTTATGCGGCGGTTTTCTGGttgttaaaaatacataaagtaGTGTTGTGTTTTTGTGGAAGTTAATGAGAGACGACTTCATTTGTTAGTTAGTGCCCTAACAACTGATTATGTCTTTCAGGTGGCAAAATATAGATCACAAGATTAATAGTTTATTGAATTACGAAACTACCCTCCAAAGAAAGATTGAGAAAGTTCTGTGCTTGGTTAAAATGGAGAGGAGAAGAGTCAGAGAACAAGAAAATTTCTAGGGAAGAAGACAGTAGTGAAAGAGAGAAATGGCCACCATTAATTTTGGTGGGATATCACTCATGATGCCAGAGTTATCTCATGCTAATGGAAAAGGATATGGGAAATGTGTTAGTGTCAAGGTTGTGCCAAGAAAGAGACTTGTTTCTGtctctgcttctgcttctgctaAATCAATGGAGTCTTCAGGGAGTGTTACTGATCAAAAGCCTGAAATTGAGCTCGAGTTCATTGGGGTACGACTATCAGTGCTTGAGAACTCCTGGCATTGATAGTCTTTAAATGTTTAGCAATTATCTTTTGGTTTTGATATTTGCTGTATTGCAGCCGAAGCCGGAAGCTGATGGGAAGTATCCGGTGGAGAGAGCGAAAGCGATTAGTGGAGAGAAGTTGTTGAGGAACATCATGTCGGATAACAAGATTGAGCTCTACGCTACCTATGTAAGTTTGTGATTTTCAACCTCCTAGAATCATTACAGGCGTGCATTTTATGGTTTAAATAAACTTGGCAGTGCATATCatcatatcatatatatttaagCTTTAACCACTAAATTAGGTATATGAATTGGCAtctatacattttttttctcttccaaatTGTGTTTCAAGTAGTTATGGTTAAATTTTAGCTCTTAATTTGGTGCATGTAATTGTTATTTTGAGATTCCAACAGGGGAAAGTGAT
The Populus nigra chromosome 3, ddPopNigr1.1, whole genome shotgun sequence genome window above contains:
- the LOC133689727 gene encoding photosynthetic NDH subunit of subcomplex B 3, chloroplastic, with translation MATINFGGISLMMPELSHANGKGYGKCVSVKVVPRKRLVSVSASASAKSMESSGSVTDQKPEIELEFIGPKPEADGKYPVERAKAISGEKLLRNIMSDNKIELYATYGKVMNCGGGGSCGTCIVEILDGNDLLNERTNTELRYLKKNPESWRLACQTIVGNKENSGKVVVQRIPQWKK